From Candidatus Neomarinimicrobiota bacterium, the proteins below share one genomic window:
- the rfaD gene encoding ADP-glyceromanno-heptose 6-epimerase, translating to MYVVTGGAGFIGSNIVKLLNNEGIDNIIIVDDLKDGSKFENIRTARFFDYMDKDEFIECIEKEKAGNQIKVIFHQGACTDTTEYNGKYMLDNNYNYSKKLLNYAISRGIDFIYASSAAVYGKNRDSRIDRVNEVPVNIYGFSKLLFDNYVRRIIKNVDITLVGLRYFNVYGPGERHKGEMSSMVYQIYNQLKGEGVVRLFEGSDGYDPGEQLRDFVYVEDVAKVNLFFAINSNKKYKGIFNVGTGIARSFNEVFNIWKNILGKGEVEYVPFPPGLKEKYQSFTKADLTNLREAGYQDKFTPLEQGIKKYYEWLQVNEN from the coding sequence ATGTATGTAGTAACAGGTGGGGCAGGATTTATAGGCAGTAATATAGTTAAACTGCTAAACAATGAGGGAATCGATAATATAATTATAGTTGATGATTTAAAAGATGGATCTAAATTTGAGAATATAAGGACGGCAAGATTTTTCGATTATATGGACAAAGACGAATTTATAGAGTGCATTGAGAAAGAAAAAGCTGGCAATCAGATAAAAGTAATCTTTCATCAGGGGGCTTGTACCGATACAACCGAATATAATGGAAAATATATGTTAGATAACAATTATAATTATTCGAAAAAGTTATTAAACTATGCAATTTCAAGAGGCATCGATTTTATATATGCTTCAAGTGCTGCAGTATACGGAAAGAATAGAGATTCTAGAATAGATAGGGTTAATGAAGTTCCTGTAAATATTTATGGATTTTCGAAGCTTTTGTTCGATAATTATGTGCGCAGGATCATTAAAAATGTCGATATAACCTTAGTTGGGTTGAGATACTTTAATGTATATGGCCCAGGAGAAAGACATAAGGGTGAAATGTCGTCGATGGTATACCAGATATACAATCAGTTAAAAGGGGAAGGGGTAGTGAGGTTATTTGAAGGTTCCGATGGGTATGACCCAGGTGAACAATTGAGGGATTTTGTATATGTTGAAGATGTTGCAAAGGTGAATCTATTTTTTGCAATAAATTCTAACAAAAAGTATAAAGGTATTTTTAATGTGGGTACTGGTATAGCAAGGAGTTTTAATGAGGTTTTCAATATTTGGAAAAACATATTGGGTAAAGGTGAAGTAGAATACGTTCCATTTCCTCCAGGGCTAAAGGAAAAATACCAGAGTTTTACAAAGGCAGATTTAACTAATTTAAGAGAGGCTGGTTATCAGGATAAATTTACTCCTTTAGAACAGGGTATCAAGAAATATTATGAATGGCTACAGGTAAATGAAAATTAG
- a CDS encoding D-glycero-beta-D-manno-heptose-7-phosphate kinase, with amino-acid sequence MDFLEIVKNFEKVNALIIGDFILDKYIWGSVSRISPEAPVPIVKVESIEYRPGGAGNVALNMRALGCNVMCIGLAGHDENSKILKKLFDRAGIKTKIFRDKRITTVKTRVIAHKQQVVRIDEEEVRYVEDKIQNDIIKFIKDISGGHDVAVISDYAKGLMAPELTKEIISMLRGKVPVVIDPKGDNYNKYTGATIIKPNFNEFKWAVSKLDLTINDIKKFSTSLIDKYELDGLVVTLGENGVFIQKKDGEYKRIPTRAKEVYDVSGAGDTFIGTFSAVFAITGDCFISGEIANLASGIVVGKIGTATVNQFELMNEMKNGALKDVT; translated from the coding sequence ATGGATTTTTTAGAAATCGTTAAAAATTTTGAAAAAGTTAATGCACTTATAATTGGTGATTTTATACTTGATAAATATATCTGGGGCAGTGTAAGTAGAATTTCTCCTGAGGCACCTGTACCTATTGTTAAAGTAGAGAGTATTGAGTATAGACCGGGTGGAGCGGGTAATGTTGCTTTGAATATGAGAGCACTTGGTTGTAATGTAATGTGTATAGGATTGGCAGGTCATGATGAAAATTCAAAAATATTAAAGAAGCTTTTTGATAGAGCTGGTATAAAGACAAAAATATTTAGAGATAAAAGGATTACAACGGTTAAGACGAGGGTTATAGCACATAAGCAACAAGTGGTGCGTATCGATGAGGAAGAAGTTCGTTATGTTGAAGATAAAATTCAAAATGACATAATTAAGTTTATTAAGGATATAAGTGGTGGTCATGATGTAGCTGTTATTTCCGATTATGCAAAGGGATTAATGGCTCCTGAGCTCACAAAAGAAATTATTTCGATGTTAAGAGGCAAAGTACCGGTTGTGATAGATCCCAAGGGTGACAATTATAACAAGTACACTGGAGCTACGATCATAAAGCCTAATTTTAATGAGTTTAAGTGGGCTGTTTCGAAGCTTGATCTGACTATTAATGATATTAAGAAGTTTTCTACGTCATTAATAGACAAATATGAGCTTGATGGATTAGTTGTAACCCTTGGAGAAAATGGTGTCTTCATACAGAAAAAAGATGGGGAGTATAAGAGAATACCAACCCGTGCAAAGGAAGTGTATGATGTCAGTGGGGCCGGAGATACCTTTATTGGTACATTTTCGGCGGTTTTCGCCATTACTGGCGACTGTTTTATATCAGGTGAAATAGCGAACCTTGCATCTGGTATAGTAGTTGGAAAAATAGGTACAGCAACTGTCAATCAATTCGAGTTGATGAATGAGATGAAAAATGGTGCACTTAAAGATGTAACTTGA
- a CDS encoding Gfo/Idh/MocA family oxidoreductase, whose product MKNFALIGAAGYIAPRHMKAIKETGNRLVAALDPHDAVGVMDRYFFDVDFFTEFERFDRHVEKLRRLGKDKRIHYVSICSPNYLHDAHIRFALRVGADAICEKPMVMNPWNLDALKELEKEYGRKVWGILQLREHKTIKDLKKRIDSESSLLKQGGGIKKHDINLTYITPRGRWYFYSWKGDLSKSGGVATNIGIHFFDMLLWIFGKAENTVVLLSNEKKCVGILELERARVKWFLSLDYNDLPEVVRRDGIRSFRSIEIDGKELEFSSGFEDLHTIMYEKILKGEGPGVDSVRPSIELVYQIRNAKAEGVDKSFDHPLIDKLIK is encoded by the coding sequence ATGAAGAATTTTGCACTTATCGGGGCAGCGGGTTATATAGCACCAAGGCATATGAAAGCTATAAAGGAAACGGGAAACAGACTCGTTGCAGCTTTGGATCCTCACGATGCAGTTGGTGTAATGGATAGGTATTTTTTTGATGTGGATTTTTTTACAGAGTTTGAAAGATTTGATCGCCATGTCGAAAAGTTGAGAAGGTTGGGAAAAGATAAAAGAATACATTACGTCAGTATATGTTCACCGAATTATTTGCATGATGCACATATTCGTTTTGCTCTTCGTGTCGGTGCTGATGCGATCTGCGAAAAACCCATGGTTATGAACCCCTGGAATCTCGATGCTTTAAAGGAGCTTGAAAAAGAATATGGTAGAAAAGTATGGGGAATTCTGCAGCTGAGAGAACATAAAACTATTAAAGATTTAAAAAAACGTATTGATTCTGAATCATCTTTGTTAAAGCAGGGTGGCGGTATTAAAAAACACGATATTAATCTAACATATATTACACCAAGAGGTAGATGGTATTTTTACTCATGGAAGGGCGATTTATCAAAATCTGGAGGTGTGGCTACGAATATCGGGATACATTTTTTTGATATGTTATTGTGGATTTTTGGCAAAGCAGAAAACACAGTAGTGCTCCTTTCAAATGAGAAGAAATGTGTCGGGATTCTTGAACTTGAAAGAGCGAGAGTAAAATGGTTTCTTTCTCTGGATTATAATGACTTGCCTGAAGTGGTCAGGAGGGATGGTATTAGGAGTTTTAGATCAATTGAGATAGATGGAAAGGAATTAGAATTTTCTTCAGGTTTTGAAGATTTACATACAATAATGTACGAGAAAATACTAAAAGGTGAAGGACCTGGTGTTGATAGTGTAAGACCTTCGATTGAGCTTGTTTATCAAATAAGGAACGCCAAAGCAGAGGGGGTTGATAAAAGTTTTGACCATCCATTAATAGATAAGTTGATCAAGTAA
- a CDS encoding N-acetyltransferase — translation MEKEGKFFVHESSYIDDGVEIGEGTRIWHFSHVQRNAKIGKYCTLGQNVNIGPNVVIGNYCKIQNNVSIYEGVKLEDYVFCGPSMVFTNIKFPRCKYPQRGSEYYVKTLVKEGASIGANATIICGVTIGRHAFIAAGAVVTKDVPDYAFVIGVPSRIRGWVCECGNILEKFPEESVMKKEKPDEVKNYTCSKCGLKYKYNGEKLINL, via the coding sequence ATGGAAAAAGAGGGAAAGTTTTTCGTCCACGAGTCGAGTTATATTGATGACGGCGTTGAGATTGGTGAAGGAACTAGGATATGGCATTTTTCCCATGTACAGAGAAATGCGAAGATAGGGAAATACTGCACGTTAGGTCAAAATGTGAATATTGGGCCGAATGTTGTAATAGGTAATTACTGTAAAATTCAAAACAATGTATCAATATATGAGGGTGTGAAACTGGAAGATTATGTCTTTTGTGGACCAAGTATGGTTTTTACAAATATAAAATTTCCCAGATGTAAATATCCTCAAAGGGGTTCTGAATATTATGTTAAGACGCTGGTAAAGGAGGGAGCTTCTATTGGTGCTAATGCTACAATAATCTGTGGGGTAACTATTGGTCGACACGCGTTTATTGCAGCTGGAGCTGTTGTGACAAAGGATGTACCTGATTATGCATTTGTGATAGGGGTTCCATCAAGAATTAGGGGTTGGGTTTGCGAATGTGGTAATATTCTTGAGAAGTTTCCTGAGGAATCGGTTATGAAAAAGGAAAAACCAGATGAGGTTAAGAACTATACATGTTCAAAATGTGGATTGAAATATAAATATAATGGTGAAAAGTTAATCAATTTATAG
- a CDS encoding DegT/DnrJ/EryC1/StrS family aminotransferase, with product MKVPLLDLRFQNEPIRDQLLEKITKIVDSCRYILGPEVEEFEKEIANYCEAKYAIGVSSGSDALLVSLMALDVGHGDIVITSNYSFFATAGVIARLSATPVFIDVEKDTFNIDPEKLKEWFEKNSDKIKKVKAIIVVHLFGQCCKMDEVLDIASEYGIPVIEDAAQSIGARYPSKYGIRRAGSIGLIGCFSFFPSKNLGCMGDGGLVTTNDGDLADRIKKLRNHGAHPKYYHTMVGGNFRLDEIQAGILRIKLKKLDEWHRIRQENAKYYNEKFKNSCIRTPTVVYDFSFHIFNQYVIVVPDRRDELKDYLLNNKIGCEIYYPIPFHLQECFKYLGYREGDFPVSEYLAKHSLAIPIFPGLTREQQNYIVEKIYEFYDN from the coding sequence ATGAAGGTACCTTTATTGGATTTGAGATTTCAGAACGAGCCGATAAGGGATCAACTTTTGGAGAAGATAACCAAAATAGTTGATTCATGCCGTTATATTTTAGGTCCCGAAGTTGAAGAGTTCGAAAAAGAAATAGCGAACTACTGCGAAGCAAAATATGCTATTGGTGTCTCTTCTGGTTCTGATGCTCTTTTAGTTTCACTTATGGCTCTTGATGTGGGTCATGGTGACATTGTGATTACCAGCAACTATTCATTCTTTGCTACAGCGGGTGTAATTGCAAGATTATCGGCGACTCCGGTATTTATCGATGTAGAAAAAGATACGTTTAACATTGATCCAGAAAAATTAAAGGAATGGTTTGAGAAAAATAGTGATAAAATAAAAAAAGTAAAGGCTATTATCGTCGTACATCTCTTTGGTCAATGTTGTAAAATGGATGAGGTTCTTGATATAGCATCAGAGTATGGAATACCTGTTATAGAAGATGCTGCTCAATCAATAGGTGCGAGATATCCATCTAAGTATGGTATTAGAAGAGCTGGTTCTATTGGGCTTATAGGGTGTTTTTCCTTTTTCCCAAGTAAAAATCTCGGCTGTATGGGTGATGGTGGTTTGGTTACGACGAACGATGGAGACTTAGCAGATAGGATAAAAAAGTTGAGAAACCATGGTGCTCATCCCAAATATTATCATACTATGGTTGGGGGTAATTTTAGACTTGATGAAATTCAGGCTGGAATTTTGAGAATTAAATTAAAAAAACTGGATGAGTGGCACAGGATAAGGCAGGAGAATGCAAAATACTATAATGAAAAATTTAAAAACAGCTGTATTAGAACGCCAACCGTCGTTTATGATTTTTCTTTTCATATTTTTAATCAATATGTGATCGTTGTTCCCGATAGAAGAGACGAATTGAAAGATTATCTATTAAATAATAAAATTGGGTGTGAAATCTATTACCCCATACCTTTTCATTTACAGGAGTGCTTTAAATATCTTGGTTATAGGGAGGGAGATTTTCCAGTATCTGAATACCTGGCAAAACATTCACTGGCAATACCGATTTTCCCAGGTCTGACAAGGGAGCAGCAAAATTATATAGTGGAAAAGATTTATGAATTTTATGATAACTAA
- a CDS encoding SLC13 family permease, translated as MNFQLIYTATILILMSFFLIKEYFKPSYTVFTALILLTLGGVINIREAFAGFSNTGMLTVAILYVISTSLQASGLIDNIINILLKGRGGIGVRTYIRFMFPVSFISAFINNTPVVAALIPAVKRWARKNDIAPSRILIPISYAAILGGVCTLIGTSTNLVVHGMMIQRGIEGFGFFEITKIGLPIALLGILWVAFIGKRVLPDRKDIIQNLGQNAREFVTEMKVNSQFPHIGKTIHAAGLRHLKGLFLFQIERQGEIIAPVSPDEKIYEGDRLFFTGLPETIVDLQKIPGLEVVKDSEFDLSNYDSDVLKLYEAVVSQSSNLVGKNIRESNFRSVYDAVILAIHRSGERIKQKVGDIVVRAGDTLLLLAKDGFDKKWYNKSDFSLVSKSVDVYSKPKWKIIFSAVVFVLMIIVASLKILPLILAASLAAVLLVGVGVISLDRAKDSVDLNVLLIIASSFGIGKALENSGLAQLIAKGIIGNLQIFGEVGVIAGIFFLTSIYTELITNNAAAAIMFPIAYSTATIAGMNPRPLFIVLAIAASASFATPIGYQTNLMVYGPGGYKFMDFIKIGVLMNIFVGIAVTIIAWLLFYM; from the coding sequence ATGAATTTCCAGTTGATTTATACAGCTACAATTTTAATCTTAATGTCATTTTTTCTTATAAAGGAATATTTTAAGCCTTCATACACGGTATTTACTGCCCTTATCTTATTAACCTTAGGTGGTGTAATTAATATAAGAGAAGCTTTTGCAGGTTTTTCAAATACAGGGATGCTCACTGTCGCTATTTTATATGTAATCAGTACATCCCTACAAGCATCTGGACTTATAGATAACATAATTAATATTTTATTAAAAGGCAGAGGTGGTATCGGAGTCAGAACATATATCAGATTTATGTTCCCTGTTTCTTTTATTTCAGCCTTTATAAATAATACTCCTGTTGTTGCAGCTTTAATACCTGCTGTTAAAAGGTGGGCAAGGAAAAATGATATTGCTCCATCCAGAATTTTAATACCTATTTCATATGCAGCAATTTTAGGTGGTGTATGTACACTTATAGGGACAAGTACAAATTTAGTAGTTCATGGTATGATGATTCAAAGAGGAATAGAAGGTTTTGGATTTTTTGAAATTACCAAGATTGGGTTGCCGATTGCATTATTGGGTATTCTATGGGTTGCATTCATTGGGAAAAGAGTACTTCCTGATCGTAAAGATATAATTCAGAACCTTGGCCAAAATGCCAGAGAATTTGTTACTGAAATGAAGGTAAATTCTCAATTTCCACATATCGGAAAGACAATTCATGCCGCTGGATTACGTCATCTTAAGGGATTATTTTTATTTCAGATTGAAAGACAGGGAGAAATAATTGCCCCTGTATCACCGGATGAAAAAATATATGAAGGAGATAGGTTATTTTTCACAGGGCTTCCTGAGACTATTGTTGATTTGCAGAAAATACCTGGTTTGGAAGTTGTGAAGGATAGTGAGTTTGACCTTTCGAATTATGATTCCGATGTGTTAAAACTTTATGAAGCAGTGGTTTCTCAATCTTCCAATCTTGTTGGGAAAAATATAAGAGAAAGTAACTTCAGAAGTGTCTATGATGCTGTAATACTTGCAATTCATAGAAGCGGGGAGAGAATCAAGCAGAAGGTTGGTGATATTGTAGTAAGAGCCGGTGATACTTTACTTCTTCTTGCCAAAGATGGTTTTGACAAGAAATGGTATAATAAATCAGATTTTTCTCTGGTTTCGAAAAGTGTTGATGTTTATTCAAAACCAAAGTGGAAAATTATTTTTTCCGCGGTTGTATTTGTTTTAATGATAATCGTTGCGAGTTTAAAAATCCTGCCGCTTATTCTGGCTGCTTCATTAGCTGCAGTATTACTGGTTGGCGTGGGAGTTATCAGTTTAGATAGAGCAAAGGACTCTGTGGATTTAAATGTTCTACTGATTATTGCAAGCTCTTTTGGTATAGGGAAGGCGCTGGAAAACTCTGGATTGGCACAACTCATTGCAAAGGGCATTATTGGAAATTTGCAAATTTTTGGTGAAGTTGGTGTTATAGCTGGAATATTTTTTCTGACAAGTATATATACAGAGCTTATTACGAACAATGCCGCGGCTGCAATCATGTTCCCAATAGCATACTCGACGGCGACTATTGCCGGCATGAATCCAAGACCTCTTTTCATTGTTCTTGCTATTGCTGCGTCAGCCAGTTTTGCAACTCCTATTGGATACCAAACAAATCTTATGGTGTATGGACCTGGTGGATATAAGTTCATGGATTTTATAAAAATTGGCGTTTTAATGAATATTTTTGTCGGTATTGCAGTAACAATTATAGCATGGTTACTATTCTATATGTAA
- the cysC gene encoding adenylyl-sulfate kinase, with protein sequence MTLQFAHCNLHFAMLYSRRNATAPNKVFTLRFACPSGNRLRRLREYKTIPKPHGGCGLVDRFLPDYEKDYIIKNSKDFKIYSISDADVSIFYRIADGVLSPLEGPMNSEEFNRVLDEEVIVRNGQRYAWTIPISFPTSTEEIENFQEGDTVLVRTEKGEIIGLLKIEDIFYFDKRKYNCIVYQTERTDHPGARIFNDDPRDYLIGGKIWAFRRPRSNKYEKYLMSPRQTRNLFKKRGWDRIVAFQTRNALHRAHEYTIVYALEQLTRQGYFAGAALNPLIGATKSDDVPAEVRMETYITLIENKLLGLGDKDDELWKKVGYDLTDQVILIAMDMKMFYAGPKEAIMHAIYRQNYGFTDIIIGRKHADAPFDDGTPIWGDFEAQEKFDKLRGKLEIKPFRVGYAAYFEELGKVRLVDEYKDKGYKIISISGKELRKRLQEGKPIDERVMRKEVADILMDYYQKNNNKDEKIVIWHDTKIMKEDREKRNGHRAVVIWLTGLSGSGKSTIATELQRRLFDAGCNVYILDGDNIRHGLNSDLGFSPEDREENIRRIGEVAKLFADAGFIVITSFISPYKKDRQRARNLLKEGEFIEVYVKAPLEICEKRDVKGLYKKARLGEIKEFTGISAPYEEPDNPEIVIETDRLDVNESVKKIIDYLKANMIINPDQF encoded by the coding sequence ATGACTTTGCAATTTGCACATTGCAATCTTCATTTTGCAATGTTGTATTCACGAAGGAACGCCACAGCTCCTAACAAAGTATTCACTCTGCGCTTCGCTTGCCCTTCGGGAAATCGCCTTCGGCGACTTCGTGAATACAAGACGATACCAAAACCACATGGAGGATGTGGCCTTGTAGATAGATTCCTGCCAGATTATGAGAAAGATTATATTATTAAAAATTCTAAAGATTTTAAGATTTACAGTATATCGGATGCTGATGTTTCTATATTTTATAGAATTGCGGATGGTGTTTTATCACCTCTTGAAGGACCAATGAATTCTGAAGAGTTTAATAGAGTTTTAGATGAGGAGGTGATAGTAAGGAATGGACAGAGATACGCATGGACAATTCCTATATCGTTCCCTACTTCGACAGAAGAGATAGAAAATTTTCAGGAGGGGGATACTGTCCTGGTAAGGACAGAAAAAGGAGAAATAATAGGTCTATTGAAAATTGAAGACATTTTTTATTTTGATAAAAGGAAATACAATTGTATTGTCTATCAAACAGAAAGAACTGACCATCCAGGGGCAAGAATATTTAATGATGATCCAAGGGATTACCTTATAGGTGGAAAAATATGGGCGTTCCGAAGGCCAAGATCAAATAAATATGAAAAATATTTGATGTCACCTCGTCAGACAAGGAATTTATTCAAAAAGAGAGGGTGGGATAGGATTGTAGCATTTCAGACAAGAAATGCATTGCACAGAGCACATGAATACACAATAGTATATGCGCTTGAGCAACTTACAAGACAAGGATATTTTGCGGGAGCTGCACTGAACCCACTGATAGGAGCAACAAAAAGTGACGATGTCCCAGCTGAAGTACGAATGGAAACATATATTACCTTAATAGAGAATAAATTACTTGGTCTTGGAGACAAGGATGATGAGCTATGGAAAAAGGTTGGCTATGATCTAACGGATCAGGTGATATTGATTGCAATGGATATGAAAATGTTTTATGCTGGTCCCAAAGAAGCAATTATGCATGCAATTTATAGGCAGAATTATGGGTTTACGGATATCATAATTGGGAGGAAACATGCTGACGCTCCCTTTGACGATGGGACTCCAATATGGGGTGACTTTGAGGCTCAAGAGAAGTTTGATAAATTACGTGGAAAACTTGAAATAAAACCTTTTAGAGTTGGATATGCTGCGTATTTTGAAGAACTGGGAAAGGTGAGGCTTGTTGACGAATACAAGGATAAAGGTTATAAAATCATTTCAATATCTGGGAAGGAGCTTCGTAAAAGATTGCAGGAAGGGAAACCCATTGATGAACGGGTTATGAGAAAAGAGGTGGCTGATATTTTGATGGATTATTACCAGAAAAATAATAATAAAGATGAAAAGATTGTGATTTGGCATGATACCAAAATAATGAAGGAGGATAGGGAAAAAAGGAACGGACATAGGGCAGTTGTAATATGGTTGACAGGTCTTTCGGGGAGTGGAAAGTCGACCATTGCTACTGAGTTGCAAAGGAGACTTTTTGATGCTGGATGTAATGTTTATATTCTTGATGGTGATAATATAAGACATGGGCTAAATAGTGACCTCGGTTTTTCACCTGAGGATAGAGAAGAAAATATCCGCAGAATTGGGGAGGTAGCAAAACTTTTTGCTGACGCCGGATTTATTGTCATTACCTCTTTTATATCTCCATATAAAAAAGATAGACAAAGAGCAAGAAATCTTTTAAAAGAAGGTGAGTTTATTGAAGTGTATGTAAAAGCTCCGCTTGAGATATGTGAAAAAAGAGACGTAAAGGGATTATATAAAAAAGCCAGATTGGGAGAGATAAAAGAATTTACAGGGATATCAGCTCCTTATGAAGAACCTGATAACCCTGAAATAGTAATCGAAACTGATAGGTTAGATGTAAACGAATCTGTTAAGAAAATTATTGATTATCTAAAAGCCAATATGATTATAAACCCTGACCAGTTCTAA
- a CDS encoding four helix bundle protein — MQIEKCKNRSDLSERLLEFAASSIKLTVRLKRTAVGRYIANQLMRAASSSGANYEEACGAESRADFIDKMQLVLKELRESLYWLKLVERSDLISGNELQPLLAESNELIKIVAKSVITAKGGGK; from the coding sequence ATGCAAATTGAAAAATGCAAAAATAGAAGCGATTTATCAGAACGGCTATTAGAGTTCGCAGCAAGTAGCATTAAATTGACAGTTAGACTTAAAAGGACTGCTGTGGGACGGTACATAGCAAATCAGCTAATGCGAGCTGCTTCGTCTTCTGGGGCAAATTATGAAGAGGCATGTGGAGCAGAAAGTAGAGCCGATTTTATAGATAAGATGCAACTCGTCTTGAAGGAATTACGAGAGTCTTTATATTGGCTGAAACTGGTGGAGAGAAGCGACTTAATTTCTGGCAATGAGCTACAACCATTATTGGCTGAATCAAACGAATTGATCAAAATTGTTGCAAAATCGGTAATCACTGCGAAAGGAGGGGGAAAATGA